In the genome of Dermacentor silvarum isolate Dsil-2018 chromosome 1, BIME_Dsil_1.4, whole genome shotgun sequence, one region contains:
- the LOC119431996 gene encoding zinc transporter 5-like: MSSQLRLGAVALTVLLMACLVPPTEQSHKIKKLKLGAAAAAAVVGKVTPLVAAAGVAGASLVGSAAVSHLLHSHHHHGGHHHHHHFLPVHHSHPVHIPIPFHVHSHSDHHHHHQHGLVDFGYADHGFGHGHGHGHGHGHGFFADYGHGFGGGLVGGFGYGGHGDYDGWW; the protein is encoded by the exons ATGTCTTCGCAGTTACGGCTGGGGGCTGTGGCCCTGACGGTGCTCCTGATGGCCTGCCTCGTGCCACCCACGGAGCAGAGCCATAAGATCAAGAAGCTCAAGCTGGGCGCTGCTGCGGCCGCCGCAGTTGTGGGCAAAGTCACTCCGCTGGTCGCGGCAGCCGGGGTAGCGGGTGCCTCGCTCGTCGGCAGCGCGGCCGTCTCGCACCTCCTCCACTCACACCACCACCACGGcggccaccaccaccaccaccacttctTGCCCGTCCACCATTCGCACCCGGTCCACATACCCATTCC GTTCCACGTGCACTCGCACAGtgatcaccaccaccaccaccaacacggCCTGGTTGATTTCGGCTATGCTGATCACGGATTCGGTCATGGTCACGGCCATGGCCACGGTCACGGACACGGCTTCTTCGCTGACTACGGCCACGGTTTCGGCGGTGGCCTCGTGGGTGGATTTGGCTACGGCGGACACGGAGACTACGACGGTTGGTGGTGA